In Mycoplasma sp. Mirounga ES2805-ORL, a single window of DNA contains:
- the mf1 gene encoding diacylglycerol cholinephosphotransferase Mf1: MNQKQAKVYELLKDFIEIANKHNLEYSLFYGTMLGAIRHKGFIPWDDDVDLVIPKKTLDFLIENYPEKIKYYNNSNNFLHIPKYTNDSEDNEDAIFLDLFVVVKSTKKRVKKYSSFSKKIRYLKNFTKRKVFKCQWGLKFLKVILCWTWLTKRFTFDEALEILTDESGDLFSVINWPFRKVSMLNIYNNLDFKNTSLYKFEDIEAKIFNNYEEILVKNYTKNWRMPKKVFLNEHLGLYDMNVFTTKRNRNKSF; the protein is encoded by the coding sequence ATGAATCAAAAACAAGCTAAAGTTTATGAACTTTTAAAAGATTTTATTGAGATAGCGAATAAACATAATCTTGAATATTCATTATTTTATGGAACTATGTTAGGGGCTATAAGACATAAGGGTTTTATTCCTTGAGACGATGATGTTGATTTAGTTATTCCTAAAAAAACATTAGATTTTCTGATCGAAAATTATCCTGAAAAAATAAAGTATTATAATAACAGCAATAATTTTTTGCACATTCCCAAATATACCAATGATTCAGAAGATAATGAAGATGCCATCTTTTTAGATCTATTTGTAGTTGTTAAATCAACTAAAAAAAGAGTTAAAAAATATTCATCTTTTTCTAAAAAAATCAGGTATTTAAAAAATTTCACAAAGAGAAAAGTGTTTAAATGCCAATGGGGTCTTAAATTTTTAAAAGTTATATTATGCTGAACTTGATTAACTAAAAGATTTACTTTTGATGAGGCACTAGAAATACTAACAGATGAAAGCGGAGATTTGTTTTCAGTAATTAACTGGCCATTTAGAAAAGTTAGTATGTTAAATATTTATAATAATTTAGATTTTAAAAATACTTCATTATATAAATTTGAAGATATTGAAGCTAAAATATTTAATAATTATGAGGAAATATTAGTAAAAAATTACACTAAAAACTGAAGGATGCCTAAAAAAGTCTTTTTAAATGAACACTTAGGTTTATACGACATGAATGTTTTCACAACTAAGAGAAACAGAAATAAAAGTTTTTAA
- the rplR gene encoding 50S ribosomal protein L18, translating to MANLSRNEARKVKHLRERVSIIGTSTKPRLCVYKSHQNFYAQLIDDSKGITLASVSTLENGKYNGNIESAKKAGKEMAEKISKLKIKELVFDRSGYIYHGRVKAFAESVRENLKGVKF from the coding sequence ATGGCAAATTTAAGTCGGAACGAAGCACGTAAAGTAAAACACTTACGTGAAAGAGTATCAATTATTGGAACTTCTACAAAACCTCGTCTTTGCGTATACAAATCACATCAAAACTTTTATGCACAATTAATCGATGATTCTAAAGGAATTACCTTAGCTAGTGTATCTACATTAGAAAATGGTAAATATAACGGTAACATTGAATCAGCTAAAAAAGCTGGCAAAGAAATGGCTGAAAAAATTTCTAAATTAAAAATTAAAGAATTGGTATTTGACCGTTCAGGTTACATTTACCATGGACGTGTTAAAGCATTTGCTGAAAGCGTAAGAGAAAATCTAAAAGGAGTGAAATTCTAA
- the rplO gene encoding 50S ribosomal protein L15 — MNQALSNLKPTEGARKDKHRVGRGHAAGKGKQAGKGQSGQNKRKGHRPGFEGGQTPWFRRIGKRGFTNVNHVEYQVINLADLEANFKANAKVNVETLSEANLIKRNLPVKLLGNGELTKKLDVTLHGASKSAIDAVEKAGGKFTLL, encoded by the coding sequence ATGAATCAAGCATTATCAAATCTTAAACCTACTGAAGGTGCTCGTAAAGATAAACATCGTGTAGGTCGTGGTCACGCTGCTGGTAAAGGTAAACAAGCGGGTAAAGGTCAATCAGGTCAAAATAAACGTAAAGGTCATAGACCAGGATTCGAAGGTGGTCAAACGCCTTGATTCCGTCGTATTGGGAAACGTGGTTTTACAAATGTTAATCATGTTGAATATCAAGTTATTAATTTAGCTGATTTAGAAGCTAACTTTAAAGCAAACGCTAAAGTTAATGTGGAAACACTTTCAGAAGCAAATTTAATTAAAAGAAATTTACCAGTTAAATTACTAGGTAATGGTGAATTAACTAAAAAATTAGATGTAACATTACATGGAGCATCTAAATCTGCAATTGACGCTGTTGAAAAAGCTGGTGGCAAATTCACACTTTTATAA
- the rpsE gene encoding 30S ribosomal protein S5, which yields MAEEMKKENVAPQNNEAQASATKEVTGPKKPNTSTRTQQGRPDSKKTIWEKKASTSHSQNRGNKDKNSNSKQRSSRNFSYDRSQNEFQEKVVQISRVTKVVKGGRRFSFAAYVVVGDKKGRIGFGHGKANEVPDAIKKAIKDAKNNIVTVPIENKITVPHEVQAKFLASRVLLKPAPKGKGIVASGTVRAVVELAGYSDIYTKTYGSRSKTNIVRATFKALEALRTPKQIAEIRGKEVKDLLG from the coding sequence ATGGCTGAAGAAATGAAAAAAGAAAATGTAGCTCCTCAAAATAATGAGGCACAAGCTAGTGCTACAAAAGAAGTTACAGGGCCTAAAAAACCTAATACTTCAACTAGAACACAACAAGGTCGCCCAGACTCTAAAAAAACTATTTGAGAAAAGAAGGCTTCAACATCACACTCACAAAACCGTGGCAACAAAGATAAAAACTCAAACTCAAAACAACGTTCATCAAGAAACTTTTCATATGATAGATCTCAAAATGAATTTCAAGAAAAAGTTGTTCAAATTAGTAGGGTTACTAAAGTTGTTAAAGGTGGACGTCGTTTCTCATTCGCTGCTTATGTTGTAGTTGGTGATAAAAAAGGACGTATTGGGTTTGGTCATGGAAAAGCTAATGAAGTACCTGATGCTATTAAAAAAGCAATTAAAGATGCTAAAAATAATATTGTAACTGTACCTATTGAAAATAAAATCACAGTACCTCACGAAGTTCAAGCTAAGTTTTTAGCTTCTAGAGTTTTATTAAAACCAGCTCCTAAAGGTAAAGGTATTGTTGCATCTGGAACAGTTCGTGCTGTTGTTGAGTTGGCAGGATATTCAGATATCTACACTAAAACATATGGTTCACGTTCAAAAACAAATATTGTTCGCGCAACATTTAAAGCATTAGAAGCTCTAAGAACACCTAAGCAAATTGCTGAAATCAGAGGAAAAGAAGTTAAAGACCTTTTAGGTTAA
- the galE gene encoding UDP-glucose 4-epimerase GalE → MTYLLIGGAGYIGSHIKEQLLAKNEKVIIFDNFSTGFKEFTKGAKVYKGDFTNLNSLEAVFKKQKIDVVILLAAKIAVGESVQKPLDYYNNNIIGALNTLKCIQKYNVKKLIFSSTAATYGLGEGKPLKETDEQKPINPYGAGKLVVETMIKDLARVHDFKYIIFRYFNVAGASDSLQIGYLTKDQSKVNHIIPAISSSYFHITDKLKIFGNDYNTPDGTCVRDYIHVVDLARAHIEAVKYLDNNNSNIFNVGSKKGYSVKQIVDAFEKANNIKIDYEYGRRRPGDPDLLIADSSKIAKEMNFQNKYGIDEIVKSEFEWRNKIFNNKNKISRAILKEPVVTLLVPVYNAKSYFEKTLLSILNQNENNFKVVICDDSSTDGTYDFVKSKVANDPRFKVIKTDKNLGLGAVRDILISHCDTKYFMFLDDDDYLYKNAIYKMSRKALKTNSDILTSKYTFKFSKKSGEYTILPPLYNYTNITSGTKFLTYNIVYFWGNFIKKSYFDSLNLKIGTRLYEDIAPVTKIFINAKTFTHVNVFGIRYFRRDNSLSSFNDNNLSNKLKYLNEAYKKALEYVDSDVCDEKDKTLLIDAKFYNWLALLVLFHRKISDSLKVKIVEYVKEYILPLAKKYNWKPKISIHAWKIFVNSCKPIINLFKNNGN, encoded by the coding sequence ATGACATATCTACTTATAGGTGGTGCTGGTTATATAGGATCACATATTAAAGAACAATTATTAGCTAAAAATGAAAAAGTTATTATTTTTGATAATTTTTCAACAGGTTTTAAAGAATTTACAAAAGGAGCAAAAGTTTATAAAGGCGATTTTACTAACTTAAATTCGTTAGAAGCAGTTTTTAAAAAGCAAAAAATTGATGTAGTTATTTTATTAGCTGCCAAAATAGCGGTTGGAGAATCGGTTCAAAAGCCTCTAGATTACTATAATAATAATATTATTGGAGCATTAAACACCTTAAAGTGTATTCAAAAATATAATGTTAAGAAATTAATTTTTTCATCAACTGCTGCTACTTATGGCTTAGGTGAAGGTAAACCTCTAAAAGAAACAGATGAACAAAAACCTATTAATCCATACGGTGCAGGTAAATTAGTTGTTGAAACTATGATTAAAGATTTAGCAAGAGTTCATGACTTTAAATATATTATTTTTAGATACTTTAATGTAGCGGGAGCTTCAGATAGCTTACAAATAGGATATTTAACAAAAGATCAAAGTAAAGTGAATCATATAATTCCTGCTATTAGTTCATCATATTTTCATATAACTGATAAATTAAAGATTTTTGGAAATGACTATAATACACCTGATGGCACATGTGTGAGAGATTATATTCATGTTGTAGATTTAGCAAGAGCTCATATTGAAGCAGTAAAATATTTAGATAATAATAACTCTAATATATTCAATGTAGGTTCTAAAAAAGGTTACTCTGTAAAACAAATAGTTGATGCTTTTGAAAAAGCTAATAATATAAAAATTGATTACGAATATGGTAGAAGAAGACCTGGTGACCCTGATTTATTAATTGCTGATTCAAGTAAAATAGCTAAGGAAATGAATTTTCAAAATAAATATGGTATTGATGAAATTGTTAAAAGTGAATTTGAATGAAGAAATAAAATATTTAATAATAAAAATAAAATAAGTAGGGCCATACTAAAAGAGCCTGTAGTTACCTTACTAGTTCCTGTTTATAATGCTAAAAGTTATTTTGAAAAAACCTTATTAAGTATCCTTAATCAAAATGAAAATAATTTTAAAGTAGTTATTTGTGATGACTCAAGTACTGATGGAACTTATGATTTTGTAAAATCTAAGGTCGCAAACGATCCTAGATTTAAAGTAATCAAAACAGATAAAAATTTAGGGTTAGGAGCAGTTAGAGATATTTTAATTTCACATTGCGATACTAAATATTTTATGTTTTTAGATGATGATGATTATCTTTATAAAAACGCTATTTATAAAATGTCTAGAAAAGCTTTAAAAACAAATTCGGATATTTTAACAAGCAAATACACTTTTAAATTTAGTAAAAAAAGTGGAGAATATACAATCTTACCGCCATTATATAACTACACCAATATCACTAGTGGAACTAAGTTCTTAACATATAACATAGTCTACTTTTGAGGAAATTTTATTAAAAAATCATATTTTGATTCATTAAACTTAAAAATCGGAACTAGACTTTATGAAGATATAGCGCCTGTAACTAAAATATTTATAAATGCAAAAACTTTCACTCATGTTAATGTTTTTGGAATTAGATATTTTAGAAGAGATAACTCTCTTTCATCATTTAATGATAATAACCTAAGCAATAAATTAAAATACTTAAATGAAGCTTATAAAAAAGCTCTTGAATATGTAGACTCAGATGTTTGCGATGAAAAAGATAAAACCTTATTGATTGATGCTAAATTTTATAACTGACTAGCTTTATTAGTTTTATTCCACAGAAAAATAAGTGATAGTCTAAAAGTGAAAATAGTTGAATATGTCAAGGAATACATTCTTCCTCTTGCTAAAAAATATAATTGAAAACCTAAAATTTCAATTCATGCTTGAAAAATATTCGTTAATTCATGTAAACCAATAATTAATTTGTTTAAAAATAATGGTAACTAA